Proteins from a single region of Phycisphaeraceae bacterium D3-23:
- a CDS encoding FG-GAP-like repeat-containing protein — protein sequence MAWKATSAAATSLLVSGLAVAQPVSLNVADLDGVNGFTLNGNGIADDAGRSVSSAGDINGDGMMDLIVGAPFAEQASHGATVGQAYVVFGRTDIADLHLSSFSALDGTNGFAIDGNRKGASQRLGETVAGAGDVNGDGFDDIIVANPNASTAYLIYGSATIGASGSIVAAEVNGNNGFIMSLSQTSLGLSAAGLGDFNDDGLDDFVLGAPRFDINNEPSAGAAFVVYGSASFPLLNGQFDMESLDGTNGFRVEGVHQNGNLGVSVSSAGDLNADGLPDLVVGGSNTARVSNGAPSLGSAYIVMGGAASGGTGVLTRDSFEGEDGFVLLGEATGDGLGRSVSNAGDLNNDGVDDLFISTLLANQDADTRASESYVVFGRAGLSVAEAVASGIGVRQFTDESGFVIEHGADSAVTSPGSEVMGSAAGDFNGDGIDDLVVGFGRANGAAGQAYVIYGGESLNSIGTLEAMSLDGTNGIILDGAMPLDSLGASLAATGDLNGDGIDDFVISSPNADPNGINGAGQVYVVFGQIPEPGTLALVTLAGLVLVRRRRSA from the coding sequence ATGGCTTGGAAAGCTACATCCGCCGCGGCAACCTCGCTGCTCGTTTCGGGACTCGCGGTTGCCCAGCCCGTATCGCTCAACGTCGCGGACCTCGACGGTGTTAACGGCTTCACGCTCAACGGCAACGGTATCGCCGACGACGCAGGGAGATCGGTGAGTTCTGCGGGCGACATCAATGGCGACGGGATGATGGACCTCATCGTCGGCGCACCTTTCGCCGAACAGGCCAGCCACGGCGCGACGGTCGGGCAGGCCTACGTCGTCTTCGGCCGCACCGATATCGCCGACCTACACCTGAGCAGCTTCAGCGCGCTCGACGGTACCAACGGCTTCGCGATCGACGGCAACCGCAAGGGTGCCAGCCAGCGCCTGGGCGAGACCGTCGCCGGCGCGGGCGATGTCAACGGGGACGGCTTCGACGACATCATCGTCGCCAACCCCAACGCCAGCACCGCCTACCTCATCTACGGCAGCGCGACCATCGGTGCGTCGGGCTCGATCGTCGCCGCCGAGGTCAACGGCAACAACGGCTTCATCATGTCGCTCTCCCAAACCTCCCTGGGGCTTTCGGCCGCGGGGCTGGGCGACTTCAACGACGACGGCCTCGACGACTTCGTGCTGGGCGCGCCGCGGTTTGATATCAACAACGAACCTTCGGCCGGTGCCGCCTTTGTCGTCTACGGTAGTGCATCGTTCCCGCTACTCAACGGCCAGTTCGACATGGAGTCCCTCGACGGCACCAACGGCTTTCGTGTCGAAGGGGTCCACCAGAACGGCAACCTCGGCGTTTCCGTATCGTCCGCAGGCGACCTTAACGCCGACGGCTTGCCCGATCTCGTCGTCGGCGGGTCGAACACCGCCCGCGTCTCGAACGGCGCACCATCGCTGGGCAGCGCGTACATCGTCATGGGCGGCGCGGCTTCCGGCGGGACGGGTGTCCTCACACGCGACTCGTTCGAGGGCGAAGACGGGTTTGTGCTCCTGGGCGAAGCCACCGGCGACGGCCTGGGCCGATCCGTCAGCAATGCGGGCGACCTGAACAACGACGGCGTCGACGACCTGTTCATCAGCACCCTTCTCGCGAACCAGGACGCTGACACACGCGCCTCAGAGAGCTACGTGGTCTTTGGTCGGGCCGGGCTTTCCGTGGCCGAAGCCGTCGCCAGCGGCATCGGGGTCCGTCAGTTCACCGACGAATCCGGCTTCGTGATCGAACACGGCGCAGACAGCGCCGTCACTTCCCCGGGCAGCGAGGTGATGGGTTCCGCAGCCGGCGACTTCAACGGCGACGGGATCGACGACCTCGTCGTCGGCTTTGGCCGCGCCAACGGCGCGGCCGGGCAGGCCTACGTCATCTACGGCGGTGAATCACTCAACAGCATCGGCACACTCGAGGCGATGTCGCTCGACGGCACGAATGGCATCATCTTGGACGGCGCAATGCCTTTGGACTCCCTGGGCGCATCGCTCGCCGCCACCGGCGACCTCAACGGGGACGGCATCGACGACTTCGTGATCTCGTCGCCCAACGCCGACCCCAACGGCATCAACGGCGCAGGCCAGGTCTATGTCGTCTTCGGCCAGATCCCCGAGCCCGGCACGCTGGCGCTTGTCACCCTCGCGGGCCTGGTGTTGGTGCGGCGAAGACGATCGGCCTAA